The Phycisphaerae bacterium sequence GCCGCGCTGGGCACCAACGTCGGGATCTATGACGCCGCCACCGGCGCCCTGATCACCAACGCCCCGTCCACGGCGACGACGGCGGGCGGCGGCGGTGCGCCGCGCACCGGTCCGGCCTGGGATCCGATCAAAGGCGGGCTGGTGTTCACCAATTTCGGCTCTGGCCGACACCGCCAGATCGACGCCGCCGGCAACGCGCTGTGGACGGATGCTGCCGGGCCGTACAACTACGACGCCATGTGGGGCACCGCCTGGATGGACACCGACATCGACGCGAATGGCAACGTCTATTCGCGCGAGGGCCAGCAGATCATCAAATTCACCCGCACCGGCCCGGACACGTTTCAGGCGCCGTTCACCGCGGATATGAACCTCACTCCGCAGTTTTACCCGAGCGATGGCGACGGCACGTTCGGCCTGAACCTGGCGATCCTGGAAGGCTTCGACGTGATCCTCTGGAACGACCGCACGGACACGGGCGGCGGCCAGCTCGCCGAGAACGTGCTCAAGGCGATCGACCTGGAAGGCAACGTCGTGGATCTGGTTTTCGCGAACAGCCCGTCGGACTTCCTGGGCAACGCGATGTTCGACTTCAGCTACGACCCCGTGTCGCAGACGCTGGCGGTCTCCGAGTTCAGCTCGAACCGGGTGTACATCTACAACGTGACGCCGGAGCCGGCGGCCCTGGCTTTGCTGGCCATGGCCGTTGGCCTGATCCGTCGTCGCTAGGTGGACGCGGGGCAGGGAGGCGTCGCCGGGCCCCGGTCGGCCCGGCGACGACCAGCCCCGGCGCGCGACGCGGATAACCGGCGCGGATGAGGTACTGCCGGCGCGGAGCGTGGCAGGCGCGCGGCCGAACCAGCGACGTGGGAGCAAGCGCGGCATTGATGCGTCACATCATGGAGAGCGTGGTCATGAAACGGATCGCCCGAGGCTTCACGCTGATTGAATTGCTGGTCGTGGTCGCGATCATCGCGCTGCTGATATCCATCCTCCTGCCGTCCCTGTCCGCGGCGCGGGAAAGCGGCAAGCGCGCCGTGTGCGCATCCAACCTGCGCAGCATCGTGCAGGCGATGATCGCGTATTCGATGGACAACCGCGACGTCATGCCGCAGCACGAAGGGGTCGAACCGAGCTACGTATACGTAAACAAGGGCTCGGTGCAATGGCATCTGGCCGAGCTGATCCTGCCCTACATGGGCACCCAGAACATCACCCGCAGTGGCCCCAATGGGACCTTCGCACCCATCGATTTCGAACTCTCGGCGCCACTGGGCAAGATTTTCCATTGCCCCTCCACCGGGAACGCCACACGCAACAGCGCGGCATCCTGGCAGAACCCGTCGCAGTGGGGCTCGTTCATGGATTATGCCCAGATCTGGAACTTCGTCGGTCCGTCCGCGATCGTCAGTGGCGACAAGGTCGAGGCCGCCACGGCCGACGGCCTGTACCGCGTATTCGACGACGATCAACTGACGATCATCCCGGACACCAGCAATCCCTATCGGCTTTTCCGCCTGCCGTACTCGGTAAGCCGACCGATCATGCAGCTTCCCAAGAGTGACGGCCAATCGCGGGTGCCGGTCATCCAGGACTACCTCGTCAGTGTCGGCAAGACGGCGGCCCAACTCCCCGGAGATTTCGACGCCGGCCGCCTGCGGCCCACTGCCGGCAATCATCGCTGGACAGGCCGCGCCAACGGCTCCGACACCGGCCAGCTCAAGGGCGGGAACTTCGGCTATGACGACGGCAGTGTGCAGTGGCGTACGCTCAGCGTACTGCGCCCCCGGTTGATGATCGATCGCACGTTCCAGGGCGGCTCGACGCGCCCAACGTACTGGTGGTGACCGGCGCGCCGGCATTGTCCGGTCCGCACGCGCCGCTCCAAGGAGGAATCCAGATCATGAAGCTATCGTGCCGCATCTTGATACTGCTCGGATTGACCGGCCTGATCGGCGTGCCGACCGCGTCAGCCGACCCCAACCAGCCGTTCGTGCTGGTGAATGTCATTGACCTGTATGAGTTCTTCAGCGCACCCGAGGGCGTGCCGCTGGATCCCAGCGACCCCAATTTCCCCAGCGCGTGGAATCCGGCCAGCGGCCCCCCGCCGAACTACGCCCTCTACCGCGCCGACCCGCGGCTGGGAACCAACCCAGGCGCGATCACCGTCGACGGCGACCGCCTGTGGATCAGCGGTTACCACAACGGCTACAACTATGAGGGCAGCACGCTCAACAAGCAGTTGGCGTGGTACAATTCGCTCGGCGTCGGCGAGGTACAGAACATCCTGACCACGTCCGGTTTCGACGGTTCGCTCGTCAAGTTCCTGAACACCGTGCATTTCGGCCCGGGGATTCGTAACACCGATTCCTTCACCGGAATCGATCTCGACCCGGTCGCCCAGATCCTGTATGTCGCTTTTGACGACATCATCGACCTCAACCCCACCTTGCTGCCGCCGGGTGCCGATCCACAGGTCGGCTCGTACATCGCGGCCGTGGACGTTGATCCGAACAGCCCGGCATATGGCCAATTCCTGTGGCAGCTCAGTGATCCCTTCCACCCCTTTGTCCCGCCCTTCGAGCCAGGCGACCGGTTCTACGGCGGTGTGGCGGTCGACCCGCTCGATCCGACCCGCCTGTTCGTGCCACAGAACGGCGGGCCCGCCGCCGCGGAGTTTGGGTTCCGCGTCATCGACGCAACCAACCCCCTGGGGCTGGACCCCAACGACCCGGCGACCCGCGTGAACATAAAGGACATTGACGCCACGTGTCCCGCGACCTTTTACCGGGGGATCGCGTTCGACGCGGTCACCGGCGACATGTTCGTCCGAAACGCCAATGCGGCCGAGCGGATTCCGCGCAATCCGAACCTGCCGACCGCGCCGTTTCGTCCGGCACCGCGCTTCATCGAGGAACCGGCCGGCGGGAACGGCGTGGCCAACACGGTGGCCACCGGCGACGACGTGCAACTGATCCCCGTGAACGGCGCGACGGCGCCCGGCGCCAACATCATCGCGGCCGGTGCCAACGGATTGATCGATAGCATTCCCGCCGGCGATGACGTGTACAGCGCCACGGAACTGGTGAATGAACGTCCGATCGGCAACAAAAACCTCCCGGACGACGATGGCGAATGCAACGAGGACCCGGTCAACGGCTTCCCGAATGGCCCGTTCGCGCAGGGCCAGGGGCTGGCCGTCGTGTCCGCCAGCAATCTGGTCAACCTGACCGAGGATCTGGTGGTGGCGAACAACCGGCCAACGTTCGGCGGCAATCAGTTGACTGACATCCGCTTTTTCAACCTGTCGGGTGCGCAGGTGGCACAGCTCCCCATCCCGTGCAGCCCGCTCCCGAGCGCCAGCACGGGTCTGGCGTATTACGACCTCGACTACGACGAAACCGGCGGCACGCTGGTCGTGTGCAGCCTGGAGGATCGTCTGGTCTATGTCTTCAAGGCACAAACCACGGACGGCCCCGCCTACCCGCAGTTCGACTATACGCGCAACGGCGTGACCGACATGCGCGACTTCTGGGGCTTCCAGGCGTGCTTCACCGGGTCGGAGCTGCCGCCGGATGCGCCGCGCCTTTCGCTGAACTGCATGCGGATGAACACGGACAGTGATTGTGACGTGGACATCGAAGATTTCTGGGCCATGGAGGAAGTCTGGAACACGATCGGTGGTCCCTAGCCCCGTTCGGCAGCATTCAGCCGGGCACGGCAACGACGTGTCGTTGGGTCGTGGGCGCTGGCGGCGAGCGAATCATGCAGGAACCTGGCCTCAATCACGGTTTGACGCTTCGGCGGGTCGACCATCAGAATCCGACCCCCAAGTATCT is a genomic window containing:
- a CDS encoding DUF1559 domain-containing protein, whose protein sequence is MKRIARGFTLIELLVVVAIIALLISILLPSLSAARESGKRAVCASNLRSIVQAMIAYSMDNRDVMPQHEGVEPSYVYVNKGSVQWHLAELILPYMGTQNITRSGPNGTFAPIDFELSAPLGKIFHCPSTGNATRNSAASWQNPSQWGSFMDYAQIWNFVGPSAIVSGDKVEAATADGLYRVFDDDQLTIIPDTSNPYRLFRLPYSVSRPIMQLPKSDGQSRVPVIQDYLVSVGKTAAQLPGDFDAGRLRPTAGNHRWTGRANGSDTGQLKGGNFGYDDGSVQWRTLSVLRPRLMIDRTFQGGSTRPTYWW